In Primulina eburnea isolate SZY01 chromosome 3, ASM2296580v1, whole genome shotgun sequence, one DNA window encodes the following:
- the LOC140826891 gene encoding F-box protein At3g07870-like: MEIHRSERRGKYLMIFEERAKNCVDEQQCDGTAPLITRLSEPIVLELPDHVLCDIFSRLPLKSIFHCSRVCKMFLQLVKDSCFIELHRARSSVLTTNLIFQHSLGQLSTRRLFTFNHEEPPLSFCTCDDQNKHYCCHHGLYTWNISVFTFHTRRHVLVGSCDGLLCLYFDSSPKPFYAICNPIRREQIKLPCLAISTPFNTYANYSGFGYCRKTKQYKVISLMYLISIDPLTSEESKRLVADVHTLGSDSWRRIENAPWPKRKSFDPLLNDALHWITTSCKPCELISSFDLAAETFKFVPPPAHFSLQYIDKISSINIGVLKNCLCICYIYKDTVFEVWLMKEYGVKESWTRQFRIDMKTYTELSIEDLQRPIKFLNNGDLWFISGSEFLVSFSPAKRTFKELRPIGPEKSEIIAHNLSFISPKDVAGANAQN; the protein is encoded by the coding sequence ATGGAGATACACCGAAGCGAGAGACGTGGTAAATATCTTATGATTTTTGAAGAAAGAGCAAAGAACTGTGTGGATGAGCAGCAATGTGATGGCACTGCACCATTGATAACTAGACTAAGTGAGCCCATAGTACTTGAGTTGCCTGACCATGTATTATGTGATATTTTTTCAAGGCTTCCGTTGAAGAGTATATTTCACTGTAGTCGTGTTTGCAAGATGTTTCTACAATTAGTCAAggattcttgttttatcgagtTGCATCGTGCGAGATCATCTGTCTTAACAACCAATCTAATTTTTCAACACAGTCTGGGTCAGCTGAGCACTCGCCGCCTCTTTACCTTTAATCATGAGGAACCACCTTTATCCTTTTGCACCTGTGatgatcaaaataaacattattGCTGTCATCATGGGCTATACACTTGGAATATCTCTGTGTTTACTTTTCATACCAGAAGACATGTTCTTGTTGGATCATGCGATGGACTGCTATGTTTGTATTTTGATTCATCACCAAAGCCTTTCTATGCTATCTGCAACCCTATTCGCCGCGAACAGATAAAGCTTCCTTGCCTCGCCATCTCGACTCCATTTAATACTTATGCAAACTATTCTGGATTTGGATATTGTCGGAAGACCAAGCAGTACAAGGTTATCAGTCTCATGTATCTTATATCCATTGACCCTTTGACCTCCGAAGAATCGAAAAGGTTGGTCGCTGATGTACACACACTTGGATCGGATTCATGGAGAAGGATTGAAAATGCCCCTTGGCCAAAACGCAAGTCGTTtgatcctcttctgaatgacgcACTTCATTGGATAACCACCAGTTGCAAACCTTGTGAGCTTATAAGTTCATTTGACTTGGCAGCGGAAACGTTCAAGTTTGTCCCACCTCCAGCTCACTTCAGTCTACAGTACATCGACAAAATCTCCAGCATCAATATCGGTGTCCTCAAGAATTGCCTCTGCATATGCTACATTTACAAGGATACTGTCTTTGAGGTCTGGTTAATGAAAGAATATGGAGTTAAAGAATCATGGACCAGACAATTCAGAATTGACATGAAGACTTATACCGAGCTATCGATTGAGGATCTTCAACGACCAATCAAATTTTTGAACAATGGGGATCTATGGTTTATATCTGGGTCAGAATTTCTTGTTTCTTTCAGCCCTGCTAAAAGAACTTTCAAGGAACTGAGGCCAATAGGACCCGAAAAATCCGAGATTATTGCGCACAATTTGAGCTTCATATCTCCAAAGGATGTTGCGGGAGCAAATGCGCAAAACTGA